The DNA window TTTCTGTTGTTTATGTTATGTTGATAATTGTATTTGTCATTATTTCTTATGCTTAGGTTTTCAGTCAACGGGGATACAATTTATGCTAGTTCAAGGTTAGATTTAATTCagctaaattttaattattatttgtattgtttttaaCTGTGGAAACATGTATCATTTagtttgtttgagttatgttcATTTTCAAGTCAAAGTAGATATCTTTTATGTAAATGCGGCATATGGAGTCCAAGTTAATTCTGAATTTCAATCTTTTCCTGAAAATCAACTACCATCAAGGGAGAATTTCATATGGGAATTCTTGTACAAGGTTAAAATTTCAGGTGGGAGTTGATGCAATGTAACAAATGGGCATACATGTTTTGATAACTGGGTAAGTGAGAAAAAACATGCTCAAATACTCTTGTCTAGTTAGTTGTCTTCTCTCATGATTTTTTGGAGTTTCATTTCATTCTAGTTTGAAAGTTCTGGGAAATTTTGCAGGCTTTGACACAACATTATCCAAGGGGTAACAAGGAATTCAGAGGGCTTTTCTTCAAATTGCATGGTCCAAAGGATACCATGTCCTGGTTCTCCGACCATGGAGTGGAGCTCAAGGTTTTGatattaacttaattaactTTTGTCTTTGTTCAACTTCAATCAATCTATTCTCTCATATGGTGGAAACACTTTTTGAAACTAAATCTGAGTCtgagtttgaatttgaatttgaacgAGAAATCACTACTACATTTATGAATATATGTGTAATTAAGTTATGTCGCAGAATATTATCTTTATCTCAACTAAATCAACATTTGAATGagataattaacaaaaacaagtgaTGATTATAAGGAAATTGTTCGATGTTTCTGTTACAAGGGAttgttagggttaggtttcctAACCCTAAAATAAGCTGACGGGTAGACGTAACCCATGTCagcagttttatttttaattatgataaataaataattataaataaggcAATTAGCCAGAATATggaatacttaataaataattatttctaaggaaataaataagtattaatAAGGTATTAGCAAAATATATGGAATTAGCGGGAAGTTAATTATGGCAGATGATGAGTATATAAAGAGGAGATCATAATCTGCAAGGGGTACCCCGACATTTTTACAGAAACCTTCTAAGGTTAACTTCTCTCTCTATTTTCTATCTcctatcttctttcttcttatCGTTAATTTCTTACTCACCTAATACTTGTGAATCTCATTATCACCTCCATTATATTCTATTCTTCACTTAAATCAAGTTATCTCACTTATAGCTAGGTTATCAGTTAAATCTATTCTAAGCTATatcattggtatcagagcaaatTCTTGGCAATATGGTGGAAACGCGTATAGACGGGGAGTTAAATGAAATCCGCAGCCGCAATCAAGCGCAAGACGAACGACTGTTGGCTCAAGAGGCCCGATTCGAAAGGATGGAAGCTATGATGACTTCAATGAGCGATGCAATCAACCGACTAAGTACAACTGGGAATAATCAAGTACCACCAGATGAAGGTCAAAATCTCCGAGGTGATAATCATCGTGATCGCAGACGAGGCGAAGATGTCAGACATCGGGAAGTTCATAACGAGGAAAGGTATCAACCTCCAACTAGGCTGTCAAAGATTGATTTTCCAAGGTTTAACGGCGAAGAGGTGGATGACTGGATTTACGGAGTCGAGATGTTTTTTCAAATAGACCGAACATCAGAAGAATCAAAGATGGATTATGCATGTGCTCATCTGACCGGTCGAGCGCGTTGCTGGTTTAGCTCATATTTACAACACCGACTTCCAGGGCGAGCTATGACATGGAACGAACTGAAGCAGTTAGTTTTGAAGGAATTTGGTCCAAGCGAATTGGATGATCCACTAGACAAAGGGAAGGACTTGAAGCAGACGACAACAGTTAAGGATTTCGGTAAGAAATATCTCGATATTACATATAAACTGCCACATCTTACTGAAGAGTACTCCATTAAGGGATACTTAAATGGACTCAAAGAAGAAATAGCCAATCCAATCAGGATACAGAAACCTCAGTCCTTAACTGAAGCGATGGGAATGGCTAAACTTCAAGAACGAACTAATCAGAAATTATAAGATGCTGTTTTTGATTCGTTAGTGCGGCGAGGCTATTTAGCAAACAAGGGAGGTCCATTACTGCCAACTCCGAAGGCTGCATCTTTCCTGAATCGAGGAAATAATAATGGACCGTATAATAGAACATCGACAAACCTTGCGAGCAGTTCTAATAGTACAGGCCAGTACAATAGACCAACAAATACTATTCCAAGAAAAGTCAATTTAGATCAGAAAGCGTATgacgagaaaaagaaaaacaaccaGTGCTTCTATTGTGAAGAGAAATGGGAGTATGGTCATAGATGCAGGGCGGGTGCCATTGCGATGATAAATGAACTATTCGAGGAAGAGAATCAGGAAGAAAAATTGGTTGAAACCGTGGACGAATTAGAAGATGGTGTTGCAATGACAATTGAAGGATCAAATACATTTGATACCATGAAGGTGCAAGAAACGGTAGGACGAAACAACGTATATATTCTGATAGACTCAGGAAGTACGCATAATTTTATTAACCCACGAGTGATCAGGAATACAAAATTTGTAACGTCTCCGGCGGTTAAACTAATGGTCACAGTAGCAAGCGGTCATCAATTGGTAAGTACTACCAAATGTCTTGGATTACAATGGTCAGCTCAGGGAATAGATTTCAATGTCGATGCACGAGTATTGTCCATTCCCAAGTATGACATTATACTCGGAATAGAATGGTTGGTGACACTTGGTGGAATTCAGTGGGACTTCAAGAATCTGAtaatgaaattttcatttaatggTGAACTGCGGAAGCTACACGGGGATACATCCAATTTGGTTTCCATGATAGAAGGCAGAACATTAGGGAAGGTTATCCGAAAGGGCGCTAATGTGGCTATGCTGAGTATTGGGGAATCAGAAGGGTGTGAATCGGAATTGTATTCCGTAATAATATCTTCACCAGAGGCTGACAAGGAACAAAAATTGGAGAAACTGTTAATAGAGTTTGAAGAATTATTCAGAGAACCTACAACACTTCCACCTACTCGCAATTATGATCATCGAAATAATCTCAAAGAAGGAGCAGGAACCGTTAGCTTAAGGCCATACCGATATCCTGCTCTTCAAAAGGATGAAATGGAAGGCATGATAGAAGAGATGCTTAAATCAGGAGTGATACGCAAAAGTTTTAGTCCATTTTCTTCACCCGTTGTGCTGGTAAAAAAGAAGGACAAAAGCTAGAGATTATGCATCGACTACCGACGTTTAAATGAGGTAACTATTAAAGACAAATTTCCAATTCCATTAATAGAAGAACTAATGGATGAGTTATATGGTAGTTGTATTTATTCTAAACTAGATTTAAGATCTGGTTATCATCAAGTCCGTAATGAAGGAGGAAGACATTTATAAAACTGCATTCAAGACACATGAGGGTCATTACGAATTTGTAGTGATGCCTTTTGGTTTGACAAATGCACCTTCCATGTTTCAACGAATGATGAATGAGGTTTTTAAGCCTTATTTGAGGAAATTCGTACTAGTTTTTTTTGACGATATTTTGATCTATAGTCGAACATGGGAAGATCACTTAAAACAGTTGCGATTGGTATTCGAGTTACTAAAACAACATCATTTAGTTTTGAAACATTCCAAGTGTGTCTTTGCTTGTTTGGAAGTAGATTACCTTGGACATGTTATTTCACAGCAGGGAGTTGCTGTAGATATGTCCAAGATATCAACTATTAAAATATGGCCGACTCCAGATTCCTTAAAACAACTTAGAGGATTTTTGGGCTTGACAGGATACTACAGGAGGTTTGTTAAGAATTATGGGTCTATAGCTCGGCCACTAACATCCTTATTGAAAAAGGGAAAATTAGTTTGGAATGAAGAAGCCGCTGTGGCATTTGAGGAACTGAAAAAGGCCATGATGAATCCACCAGTACTAAAATTACCTAATTTCGAGGAAAGCTTTGTGGTTGAAACTGATGCAAGTAACAATGGTATGGGGGCGATCTTGATGCAGCAAGGACACCCTGTGGCATATATCAGTAAAGGGCTCGGTCCGAAACTACAGGCCTTATCTGCTTATGAACGAGAAATGTTAGCTGTATTACATGCTATCAAGAAATGGAGAAGTTATTTACAATTCAAACCATTCATCATAAAAACGGATCATGAAGCATTGAAACACCTGTTGGAGCAAAAGATTAAACACCCTAGTCAAGAGAAATGGCTATACAAGCTGTTGGGGTTTGAGTTTTCGGTGCAATACAAGAAAGGGAAGGAGAATGTAGCTGCTGATGCACTATCTAGAATCAATTCAGAGGGAACTTGTCTAGCGTTATCTGAATTCTCATCggtattattaaagaaaatagcTAAGACATGGGATGAAGACATGAATCTGAAGtaaattgttaataatttaCAATCCGATCCTCGAGGTATTAAGAGTTTTTCGTTTATCAATGGGCAGTTGAGAAAAGATGGACGTATCGTGGTGGGCGTTGATAAGGAACTCAGATCATACATAATATATCTACAATGCATAACTCATCAGTGGGAGGTCATTCAGGTGTGATGGTGACATATCAAAAACTAAGACAAGCATATTATTGGCGTGGTATGGAGCGCGATGTAAGGGAGTTTCTTAAGAATTGTCTGGAATGTCAGAAACAAAAATGGGAAAATCAAGGAACGAAGGGTTTACTGCAACCATTGGCGATTCCTAATTCTATTTGGAGTGACATATATATGGATTTTATAGAAGGATTACCAAAATCACAAGGGCATACAGTTATTTTAGTCGTAGTTGATCGGCTTTCAAAGATGGCACATTTCATTAGTATGGGAGACCCTTATTCAGCAAGTAGTGTTGCTCAGGTCTTTCTGGATCATATATTCAAGTTACATGGTATGCCACTCACTATCGTCAACGACAGAGATAAGATATTCGTCAGTACGTTTTGGAAGGAATTATGCAAATTACAGGGAATTACCCAAGCGATGTCAACAGCGTATCATCCTCAGACCGATGGTCAGACAGAAGTGGTAAATAGAAGTGTGGAGACATATCTGCGATGTATGGCTGGTCAAAAACCGCAAACATGGGCTAAATGACTGCCTTTAGCCGAATGGTGGtataatacaaattttcattCGGCTGCACTATCATCACCATATGAGATTGTCTATGGTCAGCCACCTCCGGTTCACTATCCTTACTTGGCCGGTGATTCCAGAGTAGAAGCAGTGGATAGAAGTTTATCAGCCAGAGATGAAGCTCTTAAATTGTTGCGATTTCATCTTTACAGAGCCCAACATCGAATGAAGCAGCAAGCAGACAAGAAACGAGTGGACTGTGTTTTGGCAGTGGATGATTGGGTGTTCGTTAAACTACAGCCTTATCGACATACGTCAAACAGAGGGAAGACTCATAAACGCCCAAAGTTCTATGGACCTTTCCGAATTATAGAGCGAGTGGGACAAGTGGCTTACAAATTGGATATTCCTGCTACAGCTAAGATGCACAATGTGATTCATGTGTCGCAACTTAAAAAGAAAGTAGGAAATGCAGTGGCTATGCCACATGTTCTATCCCTACAAACTCAGTCAACAGCTGTTCCTATTGCTATTTTGGATGAAAAAGTTGTTTGGAAAGATGGACACAGCATTGGTCAATATTTAGTTCGTTGGTCTAATTCAACGGACGATGATGCTACATGGGAGGATGACTCTTGGTTGGAATCAGAATTCCCAAAACTCGGATTGGTTGGCAACAAATCAGCTTCtcattttaattgtgttgtTCGTGGTCGAACAAACGTTGAAGGGGAGGCTAATGTTACAAGGGAttgttagggttaggtttcctAACCCTAAAATAAGCTGACGGGTAGACGTAACTCATGTcaacagttttatttttaattatgcaaaataaataattataaataaggcAATTAGCCAGAATATggaatacttaataaataattatttctaaggaaataaataagtattaatAAGGTATTAGCAAAATATATGGAATTAGCGGAAAGTTAATTATGGCAGAGGATGGGTATATAAAGAGGAGATCATAATCTGCAAGGGTACCTCGACATTTTTATAGAAACCTTCTAAGGTTAACTTCTCTCTCTATTTTCTATCTcctatcttctttcttcttatCGTTAATTTCTTACTCACCTAATACTTGTGAATCTCATTATCACCTCCATTATATTCTATTCTTCACTTAAATCAAGTTATCTCTCACTTATAGCTAGGTTATCAGTTAAATCTATTCTAAGCTATAACAGTTTCTTGTCCAAATTCAGCTTCAAAAAGTATTTCCAAATGGACCAGTACTAACATTTTGGATATTTGTGGTGATCTAATTGTTTGCCTAAGCTATCTATAACATGCATCCTCACAAACTCCGTGGATCCAGTACTAATGAGTTATAGTTATCTTCAATACTTTTTAAGGCTCGAGTAATATTAATCCAATTGTTTGTATACCGATGGCAATTCAAGAAGTTGATTAATGAAAATACTTTGTtcaagaaataaaagaaattagtgaTATTTGAGCACTTGATGTAATAATAGATTAATGTTAAGtcataaaatacatatattgtGTAATGCAAAGAACTGCCATAGCGAgcttataaaacatatataccATGATGTGATCTAGATTAAGCTGGGTGCAGTTTCTTCTACAATTACTTATTACTTCAATTTAATGGGTTCATTTTAACAGAACTTTCTAACCTATGCTTCATTAGTTTATATCTGCTTGCCTAGATACTTGTACTGTAATATTCTAACAATATAGGAGTTCTTTTACTTTCTCTTTAGCAGCTGGTAGGCATGTTCGATGCTATTGTTTATGACTGTATTAGATGATTGTTAATATTTGCTTTTGCACATTGTTATTTGCTCTTGTGCATCTTATATCTCTCTTAGGCATTGTTTGATTCATATGAAGAAGTCAACTTTCATTGGGTTTC is part of the Impatiens glandulifera chromosome 1, dImpGla2.1, whole genome shotgun sequence genome and encodes:
- the LOC124922180 gene encoding uncharacterized protein LOC124922180, which translates into the protein MVETRIDGELNEIRSRNQAQDERLLAQEARFERMEAMMTSMSDAINRLSTTGNNQVPPDEGQNLRGDNHRDRRRGEDVRHREVHNEERYQPPTRLSKIDFPRFNGEEVDDWIYGVEMFFQIDRTSEESKMDYACAHLTGRARCWFSSYLQHRLPGRAMTWNELKQLVLKEFGPSELDDPLDKGKDLKQTTTVKDFVRRGYLANKGGPLLPTPKAASFLNRGNNNGPYNRTSTNLASSSNSTGQYNRPTNTIPRKVNLDQKAYDEKKKNNQCFYCEEKWEYGHRCRAGAIAMINELFEEENQEEKLVETVDELEDGVAMTIEGSNTFDTMKVQETVGRNNVYILIDSGSTHNFINPRVIRNTKFVTSPAVKLMVTVASGHQLVSTTKCLGLQWSAQGIDFNVDARVLSIPKYDIILGIEWLVTLGGIQWDFKNLIMKFSFNGELRKLHGDTSNLVSMIEGRTLGKVIRKGANVAMLSIGESEGCESELYSVIISSPEADKEQKLEKLLIEFEELFREPTTLPPTRNYDHRNNLKEGAGTVSLRPYRYPALQKDEMEGMIEEMLKSGVIRKSFSPFSSPVVLVKKKDKS